A stretch of the Gossypium hirsutum isolate 1008001.06 chromosome D07, Gossypium_hirsutum_v2.1, whole genome shotgun sequence genome encodes the following:
- the LOC107953991 gene encoding 60S ribosomal protein L32-1, whose product MAVPLLSKKIVKKRVKKFKRPQSDRKISVKTNWRRPKGIDSRVRRKFKGCTLMPNIGYGSDKKTRHYLPNGFKKFVVHNVQELELLMMHNRTYCAEIAHDVSTKKRKEIVERAAQLDVVVTNKLARLRSQENE is encoded by the exons ATGGCGGTCCCTTTGCTGTCGAAGAAGATTGTGAAGAAGCGTGTTAAGAAGTTCAAGAGGCCCCAAAGTGATCGCAAGATCTCCGTCAAG ACAAACTGGCGAAGGCCCAAGGGTATTGACTCCCGTGTTAGGAGGAAGTTCAAGGGATGCACTTTGATGCCCAACATCGGTTATGGGTCAGACAAGAAAACACGCCACTATCTTCCCAATGGATTTAAGAAATTCGTGGTGCACAATGTCCAAGAGCTAGAGCTTCTCATGATGCACAACAG GACATACTGTGCTGAGATAGCACATGATGTTTCAACGAAGAAGAGGAAGGAAATCGTTGAGCGAGCAGCTCAGTTGGATGTTGTCGTTACCAACAAATTGGCTAGGCTGCGCAGCCAGGAGAACGAGTAA
- the LOC121219402 gene encoding uncharacterized protein yields MARRVKRVTDPLDDRVKAQLVGAGYFSSGSEHSGSDAVAGDDSPCLSELVDSFLEDNHYGTDETGGGNGSTTYISDADCVDSNYDNTALLEIIVRSNAVNDRDCYRNLLVDRVLEAKEMVSVFKMDKAVFKRKVMAYLREAGYDAAICKTKWSSSGGITAGNYEFIDVMRSVSSSRQNRYFVNLDFASEFEIAMPTGEYSRLLQYCPKVFVGKSEELKKIVRAMSDAAKRSLKSKGLSLPPWRKNRYMQNKWFASYRRTTNQTPADSGSLTTMTIHSVNVVQCRYVGFDDAVNSRIFVRTR; encoded by the coding sequence atggCTAGAAGAGTAAAACGAGTTACTGACCCGCTTGACGACAGAGTCAAAGCTCAACTCGTCGGCGCTGGTTACTTTAGTAGCGGAAGCGAACACTCTGGCTCCGACGCCGTAGCTGGAGATGACTCTCCTTGCCTCTCTGAACTCGTTGATAGTTTCCTGGAAGATAACCACTATGGTACTGATGAGACTGGTGGCGGTAATGGTAGTACTACTTACATCTCCGACGCCGATTGCGTCGATTCGAATTATGACAATACGGCGTTGTTGGAGATCATCGTCAGGTCAAACGCTGTTAACGATAGGGATTGTTATAGGAATCTGCTCGTGGATCGCGTTTTGGAAGCAAAGGAAATGGTGTCCGTTTTCAAAATGGATAAAGCTGTTTTTAAGCGTAAAGTAATGGCTTACCTTCGCGAAGCAGGTTACGACGCGGCGATCTGCAAAACGAAATGGAGTTCCTCGGGAGGCATAACGGCGGGGAACTACGAGTTCATTGACGTGATGCGATCGGTGTCATCGTCGAGGCAAAACAGGTACTTCGTTAACCTCGATTTTGCCTCTGAGTTTGAGATCGCGATGCCGACCGGCGAGTACTCGAGGTTGTTGCAGTATTGCCCTAAAGTTTTCGTTGGAAAAAGCGAGGAATTGAAAAAGATCGTGAGGGCCATGAGTGATGCAGCGAAAAGATCGTTGAAGAGCAAAGGATTGTCCCTTCCTCCTTGGAGAAAAAACCGTTACATGCAAAACAAATGGTTTGCTTCGTACCGCCGGACGACAAATCAAACTCCGGCAGACTCCGGTTCGCTGACCACGATGACGATCCATTCCGTCAACGTCGTTCAATGCCGCTACGTTGGCTTCGACGACGCCGTCAACAGTCGTATTTTTGTCCGTACGAGATAA